A genomic region of Colletotrichum destructivum chromosome 1, complete sequence contains the following coding sequences:
- a CDS encoding Putative NUDIX hydrolase domain, NADH pyrophosphatase-like, Zinc ribbon, NADH pyrophosphatase has translation MGSQAWNLPAPVDDPDSMLSRKFGRETVNYFAGSVLNRVGWLRTDHTFIRAAFQFKETKFMLLKDLSPLTNAPTKIQFVSFDDVKPLTTEDPFGPSEEDLVKNFDSTVTKPLIIFLGLDESANVPFEYKGLKGRPWFAVDVTPKGSYADAANQLIEAQTSKGHKFLEGMRPMTLEPDDAGIYAQARSIADWNTRHKFCAGCGQPSLSGNTGYKRLCPPTDLAGSDTPRERAECATRKGVSNISFPRTDPTMIAAVISADGQKVLLGRNKSTLAGFIEPGESIEESVRREVLEESGVRVGRVVIHSSQPWPYPASLMIGAIAQALPDGETIDLGNDPELEDAKWYPFDVVRDALKYGVSGLGDPAPEGYKEGGLRLPPPMAIANRLLTAVNPHRHNTGQRVSVAGPAPAPAPVELHSVPATSSVHIPPIAPLLKPSTSPATPTAHLPTPSRVPYHRSRPAHKRP, from the exons ATGGGTTCTCAGGCCTGGAACTTACCCGCACCAGTCGACGATCCCGACTCCATGTTGTCCCGAAAGTTCGGACGGGAGACCGTCAACTACTTCGCTGGCAGCGTCCTGAACCGCGTGGGCTGGCTCCGTACCGACCACACCTTCATCAGGGCCGCATTTCAGTTCAAGGAGACAAAGTTCATGCTCCTCAAGGATCTCAGCCCTCTCACCAACGCGCCCACAAAAATCCAGTTTGTGTCGTTCGATGATGTTAAGCCCCTGACCACCGAGGACCCGTTCGGCCCGTCTGAGGAAGACCTGGTCAAGAACTTCGACTCGACCGTCACTAAACccctcatcatcttcctgggcctcgacgagAGCGCAAACGTGCCCTTTGAGTACAAGGGCCTTAAGGGCCGGCCCTGGTTCGCCGTCGATGTGACGCCCAAGGGCTCGTatgccgatgccgccaacCAACTTATCGAGGCTCAGACCAGTAAGGGACACAAGTTCCTGGAAGGCATGAGGCCCATGACCCTCGAGCCGGACGATG CCGGGATTTATGCCCAGGCCCGGTCCATAGCGGACTGGAACACCCGCCACAAGTTTTGTGCTGGCTGCGGACAGCCGTCCTTGTCGGGCAACACTGGCTACAAGCGGCTGTGCCCTCCCACCGACCTTGCCGGCTCGGACACTCCCCGTGAAAGGGCCGAGTGTGCCACTCGCAAGGGCGTTTCTAACATCAGCTTCCCGAGGACTGACCCGACCAtgatcgccgccgtcattTCCGCCGATGGCCAGAAGGTGCTCCTGGGCCGCAACAAGAG CACGCTCGCGGGCTTCATCGAGCCCGGTGAGTCCATCGAGGAGTCTGTCCGTCGCGAGGTCTTGGAGGAGAGCGGCGTGAGGGTCGGCCGTGTCGTCATCCATTCGAGTCAGCCGTGGCCGTACCCTGCAAGCCTGATGATTGGTGCCATTGCGCAGGCTCTGCCCGATGGCGAGACGATTGATCTGGGTAACGACCCTgagctggaggacgcaaAGTGGTATCCCTTTGACGTCGTCAGGGATGCACTCAAGTATGGTGTCAGTGGTCTCGGCGACCCTGCCCCCGAGGGATACAAGGAGGGTGGCCTCCGGCTGCCCCCTCCCATGGCCATTGCCAACCGGCTCTTGACTGCTGTG AACCCCCACCGCCATAACACCGGACAGCGTGTCAGCGTCGCGGGCCCAGCACCAGCTCCCGCACCTGTCGAGCTCCATTCCGTCCCGGCCACTTCGTCTGTCCACATCCCGCCAATTGCGCCGCTATTGAAACCCTCCACCTCTCCCGCGACGCCAACTGCCCACCTTCCAACACCCTCGCGCGTCCCGTACCATCGCAGCCGGCCTGCCCACAAGCGACCGTAG
- a CDS encoding Putative small GTPase superfamily, ARF/SAR type, P-loop containing nucleoside triphosphate hydrolase codes for MYHLAKGLYLLATSKEEYSVILLGLDNAGKTTFHEQVKALFLPGNPEPKLKTVPTVGQNVSTITLPDMYLKIWDVGGQHSLRRLWQSYYASAHAIVFIIDSTDIGDGNIEHDSSGRLDECRLVLEDVLQHSETEGVPVLVLANKQDREDCVEVVRIKEGLVKKVFEGEKASSIRDSRVLPVSALTGTGVKEAVEWVRSRVKWNKESRPPVMR; via the exons ATGTACCACCTTGCAAAGGGCCTCTACCTCCTGGCCACCAGCAAAGAAG AGTActccgtcatcctcctcggcctcgacaatGCCGGCAAGACGACCTTCCACGAGCAGGTCAAGGCACTCTTCCTCCCCGGTAACCCAGAGCCGAAGCTCAAGACAGTGCCGACGGTAGGGCAGAACGTCTCGACCATCACGCTGCCGGACATGTACCTGAAGATCTGGGACGTGGGCGGCCAGCACTCGCTGCGCCGGCTGTGGCAGAGCTATTACGCCTCGGCGCacgccatcgtcttcatcatcgactCGACCGACATTGGCGACGGGAACATCGAGCACGACAGCTCGGGGCGCCTCGACGAGTGCCGCCTCGTGCTGGAGGACGTGCTGCAGCACTCCGAGACCGAAGGCGTGCCCGTGCTGGTGCTCGCCAACAAGCAGGACCGCGAGGACTGCGTCGAGGTCGTGAGGATCAAGGAGGGGCTCGTGAAGAAGGTGTTTGAGGGCGAGAAGGCGAGCAGCATCCGTGACTCGAGGGTGCTGCCCGTCAGCGCCCTGACGGGGAccggcgtcaaggaggcGGTGGAGTGGGTCAGATCAAGAGTGAAATGGAATAAGGAGTCGAGACCGCCGGTGATGCGGTAG
- a CDS encoding Putative ribosomal protein uL1, with translation MSKITVANVRTQVAELLEYSLETKKRNFLESVELQIGLKNYDPQRDKRFSGTVRLPIVPRPNMSICILGDQHDIDRAKHGGVDAMSADDLKKLNKNKKLIKKLARKYDAFVASETLIKQIPRLLGPGLSKAGKFPTPVSHADDLSGKINEVKSTIKFQLKKVLCMGVAVGNVGMTQEQLIANIMLAINYLVSLLKKGWQNVGSLTIKATMSPPKRLY, from the exons ATGTCGAAAATTACGGTCGCCAACGTCCGCACTCAGGTTGCTGAGTTGCTCGAGTACTCCCTCGAGACCAAGAAGCGCAACTTCCTT GAGTCTGTCGAGCTCCAGATCGGCCTCAAGAACTATGACCCCCAGCGTGACAAGCGTTTCTCCGGCACCGTCCGCCTGCCCATCGTTCCCCGCCCGAACATGAGCATCTGCATTCTCGGTGACCAGCACGATATCGACCGTGCCAAGCACGGTGGTGTTGACGCCATGTCCGCCGACGACTTGAAGAAGctcaacaagaacaagaagctcatcaagaAGCTCGCTCGCAAGTAcgacgccttcgtcgccTCCGAGACCCTCATCAAGCAGATTCCCCGTCTCTTGGGTCCCGGTCTGTCCAAGG CCGGCAAGTTCCCCACCCCCGTCTCccacgccgacgacctctCCGGCAAGATCAACGAGGTCAAGTCCACCATCAAGTTCCAGCTGAAGAAGGTTCTCTGCATGggtgtcgccgtcggcaacgtCGGCATGACCCAGGAGCAGCTGATCGCCAACATCATGCTGGCCATCAACTACCTCGTCTCCCTGCTGAAGAAGGGCTGGCAGAACGTCGGTAGCCTTACCATCAAGGCTACCATGTCTCCCCCCAAGCGCCTCTACTAA
- a CDS encoding Putative START-like domain superfamily protein — protein sequence MAPHHEPFKGLAPVKWESVAQEDPKEFMTKVFADAQTIVDSIPVPAAVKQATASQGRTRSHTDPPLPVADINRSLSQRSTGAALRLSQDLSKEWKEVKVNARDNPLAINVYKLASKDGKGSWFARRSVHDGLTFEKWKLGLEREFAESMKAQSGPGAGAIRGIGAEKRVVHEVVEGSGKMEVFQLSAQFPGPTAPRDFVTLLLTSDFSGNAPLESGKRPLRTFMIVSKPCVHPECAERQGYIRGQYESVEIIREIPSDKPAAITRARSSIDLSQEGAKERQAVAESMGKEAVLRAAKKAADGDGRHRGTSVDSAPARNDAAHTGDGLEDEGTRSIEWLMVTRSDPGGNVPRFLIDRGTPGGIIGDAGKFIKWMSAKSADDFATSDTEQEEVKESAKQAEDKKEASPVEVAKQPTSNLVPEPSAQTRDNSVPSSNGLYGIISGAFGMASSVVASRIPDGYALPGIFQTPSTTGSIAEEEGEDDDDTNESDTSSIRSFASAVEKTDEGEAVTPPPEITQPDTLSLHSSGSGAGSLQGSKTSSHHERELRKLQERRQKMQDKINKMQERMSSKRDQDSQKEAANLAKLREKHDREMTKQEEKYKRDLQRLEQRREQEQRKAEEKRRKQAEKEEKSNLALELERVRTERDVALKEIDILKEQIGQLQSQNTMLVVKMGKLGGIKRQDSSLSVPGEKVAHTVSN from the exons ATGGCGCCGCATCACGAGCCCTTCAAGGGCCTCGCGCCCGTGAAATGGGAATCCGTCGCCCAGGAGGACCCCAAAGAATTCATGACAAAAGTCTTTGCCGACGCCCAAACCATCGTCGACTCCATtcccgtccccgccgccgtcaagcaGGCCACCGCCTCCCAAGGCCGCACTCGCTCCCACACCGATCCCCCGCTGCCCGTTGCCGACATCAATCGATCCCTCTCCCAGCGTTCCACCGGCGCCGCTCTGCGCCTGTCCCAGGACCTGTCCAAAGAGTGGaaggaggtcaaggtcaacgCGAGGGACAATCCGCTCGCCATCAACGTCTACAAGCTTGCCTCCAAGGACGGTAAGGGCAGCTGGTTCGCCCGCCGCAGCGTCCACGACGGCCTGACCTTCGAGAAGTGGAAGCTCGGTCTCGAGAGGGAGTTTGCTGAGTCCATGAAGGCTCAGAGCGGccctggcgccggcgccatccgCGGCATTGGTGCCGAAAAGCGTGTGGTGCACGAGGTCGTCGAAGGCTCTGGAAAGATGGAGG TTTTCCAATTATCGGCGCAGTTCCCGGGCCCGACCGCTCCGAGAGACTTTGTGACCCTGCTGCTGACTTCCGACTTTTCCGGCAATGCCCCGCTAGAGTCCGGCAAGCGTCCGCTCAGGACATTCATGATTGTCTCAAAACCCTGCGTACACCCCGAGTGCGCCGAAAGGCAGGGTTACATTCGAGGCCAATACGAGTCGGTGGAAATCATCCGCGAAATCCCGTCCGACAAGCCTGCCGCCATCACCCGCGCGCGTTCCTCCATTGACCTCAGCCAAGAAGGCGCAAAGGAACGGCAGGCGGTGGCCGAGTCCATGGGCAAGGAAGCTGTTCTCCGtgcggcgaagaaggcagcagatggcgacggccgccaCCGCGGCACATCTGTCGACAGCGCCCCAGCCAGAAACGACGCTGCACACactggcgatggcctcgaagaTGAGGGAACGAGGTCGATTGAGTGGCTCATGGTCACCCGTAGCGACCCCGGCGGCAACGTGCCCCGCTTCCTGATCGATCGAGGTACGCCTGGAGGCATCATAGGAGACGCCGGCAAGTTCATTAAGTGGATGTCTGCCAAGTCTGCCGATGACTTTGCCACCTCGGACaccgagcaggaggaggtcAAAGAAAGTGCCAAGCAAGCCGAGGACAAAAAGGAAGCCTCCCCCGTCGAGGTGGCTAAACAACCAACATCAAATCTAGTACCTGAACCTTCGGCACAGACACGGGACAATTCCGTCCCCAGCAGCAATGGACTATACGGCATCATCTCCGGAGCGTTCGGTATGGCCAGCTCCGTGGTAGCGAGCCGCATCCCGGACGGTTACGCACTGCCAGGCATATTCCAGACTCCGAGCACCACCGGCTCAAtagccgaggaagaaggggaggacgacgacgatacgAACGAAAGCGACACCTCGTCGATTCGGAGCTTCGCCTCCGCTGTTGAGAAGAcagacgagggcgaggccgtaACGCCGCCTCCCGAGATCACTCAGCCCGACACGCTGTCGCTGCACTCGTCGGGCTCGGGTGCCGGTTCCCTCCAGGGGTCCAAGACGTCCTCGCATCACGAGAGGGAGCTCAGGAAGCTCCAAGAGCGCCGTCAGAAGATGCAGGACAAGATCAACAAGATGCAGGAGCGCATGTCCAGCAAGCGCGACCAAGACTCgcagaaggaggcggcgaaCTTGGCCAAGTTGCGCGAGAAGCACGACAGGGAGATGACCAAACAGGAGGAGAAATACAAGCGCGACCTGCAACGTCTCGAGCAGCGCCGCGAGCAGGAGCAGCGCAAGGCTGAGGAGAAGCGCCGGAAGCAGgctgagaaggaggagaagagcaaCCTCGCGCTAGAGCTTGAGCGTGTCAGGACCGAGCGGGACGTCGCGCTCAAGGAGATTGACATCCTCAAGGAGCAAATCGGCCAGCTACAGAGTCAGAACACCATGCTCGTCGTCAAGATGGGCAAGTTGGGTGGGATCAAAAGGCAAGACTCGTCGCTGAGCGTGCCTGGAGAGAAAGTTGCCCACACGGTGTCCAACTAA
- a CDS encoding Putative ribonuclease H domain-containing protein yields MTWPQEIDRMELSNGRSMTLCALHQLVTCGKCCLDFSLNNSDDEHTADEDLGVAPNVVIEIPEKTKHSGTVFPSRFGQRKRKLMSLVEFFPASSCVRVRPNVKRFMNRYDSFECPIYTDGACFDNGAADARSCCGIFFKLTYFSDQSGSVAFTLEDRDPDGKVYRHTSNRAELRAVIAALRYRVWQSEGFRNVVIATDSTYVVHGATVWAPAWIRKGWHLSTGEPVKNRDLWESLLLEAEKLHDSGMTMHFWRIPQEWNHEADSAAKDAAENDPPVDKFVHAIGIGTRFM; encoded by the exons ATGACCTGGCCACAGGAGATCGACCGTATGGAGCTGTCCAACGGGCGAAGCATGACCCTTTGCGCGCTTCACCAACTGGTGACCTGCGGCAAGTGCTGTCTGGACTTCAGCCTCAACAACTCGGACGATGAGcacaccgccgacgaggacttGGGCGTG GCCCCGAACGTTGTCATCGAGATTCCCGAGAAGACCAAGCACTCCGGCACCGTGTTCCCCTCCAGATTCGgccagaggaagaggaagctcATGTCGCTCGTTGAATTCTTCCCCGCCAGCAGCTGCGTCCGGGTTAGACCCAACGTCAAGCGCTTCATGAATCGCTACGACAGCTTCGAGTGTCCGATCTACACGGACGGCGCCTGCTTTgacaacggcgccgccgacgcccgcAGCTGTTGCGGCATCTTTTTCAAACTGACCTACTTCAGCGACCAGAGTGGCAGTGTCGCTTTCACGCTCGAGGACCGCGACCCGGATGGCAAAGTCTACCGTCACACGAGCAACCGCGCCGAGCTGCGCGCTGTCATCGCGGCGCTTCGTTACCGGGTGTGGCAGAGCGAGGGGTTCAGgaacgtcgtcatcgccacgGATTCGACCTACGTCGTCCACGGCGCGACGGTTTGGGCCCCCGCTTGGATCAGGAAGGGCTGGCACTTGTCGACTGGCGAGCCCGTCAAGAACCGCGACCTCTGGGAGTCCCTCttgctcgaggccgagaagctgcacGACAGCGGCATGACCATGCACTTCTGGAGGATCCCCCAGGAGTGGAACCACGAAGCCGAcagcgccgccaaggacgcGGCAGAGAACGACCCGCCCGTCGACAAGTTCGTCCATGCGATTGGCATCGGCACCAGGTTTATGTGA
- a CDS encoding Putative ribosomal protein uS5 domain 2-type superfamily yields the protein MPREAEPSANEKAFVTQALKENLRLDGREFDQYREAQLIFGDEFGVANVELGKTRILVKVSAEVTVPYADRPFEGIFQITSELSPMASPAFEINRPTEAEVLLSRLLEKTIRRSGALDTESLCLVAGQKVWSVRADVHVLSHDGNLTDAACLAVVAALRHFRKPDTSNEGESLTIFTPAEREPVPLSWLHSPFCVTFSFFGDEGEITLVDANWIEEQLRTSSATVSLNKHGEISQISKLGGTPVEAVTLLHCGNVALQKAKDFSTLVDEKLAEDAKRRDKGGLISELLSAENDRVVDA from the exons ATGCCCAGGGAAGCCGAGCCGTCAGCAAATGAGAAGGCTTTTGTCACACAAGCTCTCAAGGAGAACTTGAGGCTTGACGGCCGGGAATTTGACCAATACCGGGAAGCCCAGCTCATTTTCGGTGATGAGTTCGGAGTCGCCAATGTCGAACTCGGCAAGACGAG AATCCTCGTCAAGGTCTCGGCAGAAGTCACGGTCCCCTACGCCGACCGCCCCTTTGAGGGCATCTTCCAAATCACCTCAGAGCTGAGCCCTAtggcctcgcccgccttcGAGATCAACCGcccgaccgaggccgaggtcctTCTCTCGCGCCTCCTTGAGAAGACGATCCGCCGCTCTGGCGCCCTCGACACAGAGTCCCTGtgcctcgtcgccggccagaAAGTCTGGTCCGTCCGCGCCGACGTCCACGTCCTCTCCCACGACGGCAAcctcaccgacgccgcctgcctggctgtcgtcgccgccttgcGCCACTTCCGCAAGCCCGACACCTCCAATGAGGGCGAGTCCCTCACCATCTTCACGCCTGCCGAGCGCGAGCCCGTGCCCCTGAGCTGGCTGCACAGCCCCTTCTGCGTGACCTTCAGCTtcttcggcgacgagggagagattacgctcgtcgacgccaactGGATCGAGGAACAGCTGCGCACGAGCAGCGCGACGGTTAGCCTGAACAAGCACGGCGAGATCAGCCAGATCTCGAAACTGGGAGGCACCCCCGTCGAGGCGGTGACGCTGTTGCACTGCGGGAACGTGGCGTTgcagaaggccaaggactTTTCGACGCTggtggacgagaagctggcggAAGACGCGAAGCGGAGGGACAAGGGCGGTCTCATATCTGAGCTCTTGTCCGCAGAGAACGACAGGGTGGTGGATGCATAG
- a CDS encoding Putative pre-mRNA-splicing factor Cwf15/Cwc15 gives MTTAHRPTFDPARGKEALRGPAYHQRLLPAHTQLKFRQSGQGGDADDEAHDLRAELLAAEAAHYAKKNGGAPPPSAENDTDVPAGGVKRALESGSQADGEDFEAKRRRILEESRDVDASSDDEEEEEVDEDDSDEDSDDEEAELQREMEKIRRERAEKREREERERAKIEEEARERDIALGNPLLNKPDFNMKRRWDDDVVFKNQARGTEDKGKSKEFINDLLRSDFHKRFMSKYVR, from the exons ATGACCACCGCTCACCGTCCGACGTTCGATCCG GCTCGAGGCAAGGAAGCCCTCCGTGGCCCGGCCTATCACCAACGCCTGCTGCCGGCGCATACCCAGCTCAAGTTTCGTCAGtccggccagggcggcgacgccgacgacgaggcccatGACCTccgcgccgagctcctcgccgccgaggctgccCACTACGCCAAGAAGAACGGTGGCGCgcctcccccctccgcaGAGAACGACACCGACGtgcccgccggcggcgtgaAGCGTGCCCTCGAATCCGGGTCACAAGCGGACGGCGAAGACTTTGAAGCAAAGCGAAGGAGGATATTGGAAGAGTCGCGAGACGTCGACGCGTCTTcggacgatgaggaagaggaggaggtcgacgaggacgataGCGATgaggacagcgacgacgaggaggcggagctgcagcgcgagatggagaagatcCGGCGCGAGAGGGCGGAAAAGAGGGAGCGAGAGGAGCGGGAGAGGGCCAAGATCgaagaggaggccagggAGAGGGACATCGCGTTGGGGAACCCGCTGCTGAACAAGCCCGACTTCAACATGAAGCGGCGgtgggacgacgacgtcgtgtTCAAAAACCAGGCGAGGGGCACGGAGGATAAGGGCAAGAGCAAGGAGTTTATCAAC GATCTCCTGCGCTCCGACTTCCACAAACGATTCATGAGCAAGTATGTTAGATAG